Within the Oryzias melastigma strain HK-1 linkage group LG8, ASM292280v2, whole genome shotgun sequence genome, the region TCACGTTTGACGTTTCGGAGGACTGGATTTTCCTGGATGACAGAGAAGTGAGGCAGCTTTGACAAAATGCCTTGTGACTGGAATCAAACTTTTATACGGAGTTCCTATGGAATATAGTccgattttacacaatttatatGTTGTGCCATCATCCCACGTAAGGAACAAACTCTTTGTCATCTGCGTCATGCTGTCCCTTTGGGTCTATATGATCTATTGCTGCGTCGGCTACTGCTCCACGGTGCCAAACCTGGCGTACGCGAACAGGCGCGAGGGCGACGCAGACGCAGACAATAACCGGGGCTCCTCCGCGGGAGCGTCCAGGGACTTACTGAATGACTTGGACAGCAGAGGAGACGAGTGGGAGGACATCAGAGGCGAGACCAAGGCGCTGGATGATAATGCCATGTCAGGTTTCTTCAATGAGACGGAGAGTAAAAAGTTGCCGCAGGCGATCATCATCGGGGTGAAGAAGGGGGGGACCCGCGCGCTGCTGGAGTTCCTGCGGCTGCACCCGGACGTGCGGGCGGTGGGAGCGGAGCCGCACTTCTTCGACCGCAACTACGACAAGGGGCTGGAGTGGTACAGGTACTCCAAATTACGCACGCCTCTAACCTACATCTACTGAtacaataatataataatgaaatgaaaaaaatagaattttgcaataaaaacttCAATTCTGAAATTGAAATGACTATATAAATAACCTCTGAGGTTATTTCCAcgataaaatattaaataaaaatgaaataacttcAATTTATTTGTGCGTAAAGTGCAAAAATATGTCTGTTAGGTTTATCTccccaaaataaaatcctaaaagtgTGACATCAGGGCATATCAAGTTTACAACTTCAAGAAATGttcatttcaccttttttttcttttcatgtttgcccccttttttatatttataaaacgtggttgattttgttcttgtttacTTGACCTTCTTCCTCACTTCCTGGAATTTTCCTACCTCTGTCCTTGGATCTGGACTCTCTTTGAGCCTTCAGgccagaagagaaaaaaaggaaaaaaaaaacaagtgcatGCTTGGAAATGTCATGTAGGTTTGAATAGCATGCATTTCAGAGGGAAATTGACCCTGGTTTGTCATTTCACATGAAAAAGATTACATAATGCTGTCATCCTTGAGCTGCTTGCTGGGAGGTGCAGGATTCAAGCTGTTGGCAGACATTGAATCAGTTGCAGTAATTTGTTGAGATGTTTCGTCTATTTGACCATCAATATCAAAGACAGCTTTGTCCCTTTATGTAGTTTCAGTGCGTCCTTGCGAGGTATGTGTTGACTCAGCTGCACAATTCCACAACTAAGCAACCCCAGCGGAAACTAATCTTTAGCATGCAGCTGTGaacttattttaatttcctttagCAGCCGAGTTGAACGTGAAATTCTTCGAAGCACGTAGGTGTGCATTTTGACTGAGCTCAGAGATTAACAGGGTTGTGTTTAGGCATCCAAACACATTTGAAGGCTGGGAAGCGAAGCACTATTTCAAGGTTGTTTggggtttctctttttttttggctgtgttTATTGGAGAAACCTGGAAAAACAATGATTTGTCTGCTGACTAGGACTGCATGACATGAGGAAAACTTGGGATATGCGATACTAGTGATCAATATTGTAGTGACGATATGGATTTTGATACATAAACAAATGGCAGAAATCACTTTTATttgcatccacttgtaaacaaataaattcatgaacatttttgcttttctcatctgagctggtatctggttcaAAATTGtaaggctggatagctccaatgttgatCGCTAATCATAGGTTGGGGtcgtgaggggttgtaagctagtgtaaacaaagggatgatgggaaaggggcaggatgtgccaacagtcccacctacaacttaggagcaaatttctaaagaacttctgctgctctacagTAACTATGTCCTTCAAagtgacagttttaaaaaaaaaaaatggctaaaaacggcataatcaccACTGGTAGCAATtataaaacacatcaaaaaatgattggagtgggactttcagGTAACCATTTATTGGTTTATGCTGCCTTTCATTCcacaagctaatatttcaaagtacatatatttttaatttattgcgTAGACCAGGGGTGGACAAAcgttttgaaattttaaagaaaGGCCAGACCAAGCGCAGATGTGTGATGTGTTTtagtaatccacctcataagagaaagaaataacatgaaatttgaacataaaaacatgttaagtttgacaaaaaaatgtgacttttgttctcattttagtgcaaaCCGCACTACTAGGATGATATCCCtcagagaaacacacaaacctAAAGAAATGCGGCGttcatgtgctgttggaatgatcagaaaaatgcttgTCCGACTCAGAAATTACAGatgaacttcagaaaaacaacaaatcttaaaaagagaaaaaaaaacactttctagaAAGATGTCAGTGTTTCTATATTCTATATACTATATTGCATggaatataataaataattaattggGATTATCAATATAACCTATTTTAGTTTGGCCGGCCATAGTCTGCACACCCCCGTTGTAGACCTACTATTAACCACGTTTTCTCTCTATTCAGTAAATTCAAACAACTTGATTCAAGCTGTCACAGAAACAAACGGACAAATCACATTAACTTCAACAGGACACAttttttcccagaaatcttCTGCTCACTTCAGCACACCCCTAAAAACATGACATCTCGCTGCCTTATCTCCCCTTTGATCCCCTCACCAAGGTGTCCAGTGATTTGTTTGGCCATATGCTTCACCTCATTGCCTCCAGACTAATGATGAGCAGTCAGTGGGGGGGGCAGGAGCAGTTCCCTGGGTGGGCTTATCAACTCCCGTGACGGCATTGAGTTGTGTTCAGACGATTGAGCCGCTGCGATTGGTGGATGCTTCCTGCTGGACGTCTGCTGTGTTCATCCTTTATAGGGGAGAGGCCCTCGCACAGCAGGGGTGCCAACCAGCATATAGCCTGTTTTCACCCTGTGGAATAAAAGAAGCAGTAGACAGACAATTGTGCACGCTTACCCTTTAAAAAGCACTGAAGGAAACTCCCAAAAGCCGTGGGAACAGATTCCTCTTTCCTTTCTTCTGCACGCTGTTCTAACTTTCTTCTATGTGTCTTTTTCTGCAGCGCTCATCTGCTGACTGCAGACTCAGGAAGTTTTTTAAGCTCTATATACTAGGTGGGACTTAAAGCTGCAATCATGTTTTTCCTTGTGAGGctgtaaaacaatgaaaagctTTCTTGATAACTCACAAAGGGCGTCAGACAAGACGACCTAATCCTGCTCGGAGCCCTGGGGGAACTCACTGCAGGCCAGTGGAAGATAGAGGGCAGTAAATTTACTGTGGGCCTTTTAGTTGAGCTCAATGAAACGGGGATGCTGGAGAACCCCCTAGGACTGCATTAACCCCCACAATAAAGGAGCAGACAATTAGTGTGAAACATGTTTTCTCTGCCTTCACTTTGTATGCAAATGTGCTCAGAAGGGTGAAAGTGTCCTTTGACGAAGCGCAGCAGGAGGTTCGTCGGAAAATGCACACAGTGGAGCCGgcccaaaaaaagagaaaactttaaGCTTTTGAGTCTCAAAGTTGACTTTTTCAAAGAGAAAGTCTGCACAGTCCAGTCATGCCTTTTTGCACCTTCAGCTGCAGAAATGCACCAAAAACTTTAGACCAAACCACAGCCAGGagcaaaaaaggagaaagaaaagtggaatttacattaaaataacaaagataagtattttttccaaatgttttctagTATATGCATCTGACTTGATAAGGTAGAACAttctgaaagattttttttttgaagcaaacttttaatgattcattaaaaatcaAGGAAACCAAAGAAGTCCTCTCGGTTACATTTTAGCTTCATCTCTTTGTTCTGATTCCTCTGGCAAAATCACTTTTCTCTAGCTTTTGTCTTCCTCTCTTTAAGAGACTCCCTCATAGAAAGCCAGAGCTGTTTTTAAAGGAAGCAGATCTGCCTGAGacatctttgttttgcttttttgatgTCTTGTTTGCAGTCCTCCCAAAGCTGCGTGCATCAGCGAGAAACAAACCGGtaaaagaaactgaaatgaACACAGAAGTGCTGAgttattaaactaaaattaagatGTTGGGAACAATTTtggatgaaaattaaaatttaaacgaaaaaaatagaaagaatatATCTTTATATTTTGCTCCAAAAAGAGACATAATAGAAGCATCACCATATAAGTGGGTCTATTCATTGAGTAGAATGTgggcttgtcaaaaaaaaaaaaaaaaaagatcaactacTATAAAAGTCAGAAGATCTGTTTGGATTTGCCCATGAAACCAAAATATGATCTCTGATtttaaattgcctttttttgccagtttgtttagaattttttcagaACTTGTCTTCTTTGCCatcattgttgattttttttgtcagatgttTTAGGAATAATTTCAACCAACCGTTTCCGAACACTCTGTAATAGCATCTCTATAAACACAAAGtatcaaatctttattttagggCAGCATCTtgtgaaatatgtttttgaagCAGCTCCCCGTTTTTATTCATCAAACTCCAGTTACCTCATGCAAACCCAACGAAAGCTATGAAATCCTGCTAACAAGCAGGTTTACAAAATGTAAGAGGCTGAAAGCCTCCCTTTATAAATACAGCATATGCACGTTTGTGCCGCTCCAAGCTGCACTTGCATTTTTAAGACTGAGTGGATGATGAAGAGAAGCTTCTGTTTCGCTTCTTCTTTGTGTTTCCAGCAAacagaattaaacaagtttctGAATTGTTATTTGTTAATGTCAAGCTGACATTTGTGTGCCAGATTGGTTCATGCATACTTCATCCCTCCTCCGAATATGCCATTTTCCAGCAGACAGCCAGGTGGTCTTCAATTCTGCATGCTGACAGTAATAATGGAGAATGGAAAACGGCGCTCTCTGCACTGTCATTGCAGCTCCAGCAAACAGAAAGGCTCTCAGCCTCATGTTAAGGTGGTCATTTCTGCTTCTCGATAAGAGGAAAGACACCTTCTTTTAAAGGCGTCTTCCTCTTTGATTCCTGTCTGGAACTTGTCCCACAGTAAGATGCTGTGATTATTCTGAGTGGCTGCATACCACCACCTCTCAGGCTGTCCTTGAGAACAGGGATGATTCCCACAGTAGCTCAAAGCTGCATGGAAAGATAAGAAGCAGTTATGGCATGAGATACCGCTGAAGCTTTCTCTGGAGTTGACCCTTCCATGGGGTTTGAAGAAACCCTAAAATATATAATCCCAgattgtcaggcttctgctgcGTTGGGTTTTGGTAAAGCTGTTATCGGAGCATCCGTCAGCGGCTGAAGAGGTCGTGCAGCATGCCTTGGTGTTGTAAATTCCTACCTTTGAACCCGCTTCCTGATAACAGCGAATGTAAACATGGCATGAGGTTTCACTGTTTCTGGACACACCTGAGCATCTCGCAGACAAAACAAGGGAAAATTACAGAATAATTGCGTTGTGGTTGTTTATGTCAGCTCAACACCTCTACGTTTAGCTTTTCTCTTTGTggttaaagttaaacttttctCCACAGAAACTTATCACGTAGAAGTCCAACAAATCGTGTTGTGGCGTGAGTGATTGATTGGTGAAATCTTTCGCTTGCAGGCATCATTGTTTATTGAGCTGAACAAATTGCGAAAGCTTGCTGCATTCACCTGCCTACAGCGACTCGGTCACTCTTTGCTCAGTCAGACGCTCTCTGCTAAGATGAATAATTCATGCGCTTCTCATGTAGATTGTTTGTGTCACTAAAGCTGATCACTCGGACGTTTTCTTTTTGTCGAAGCTTAAAGAATCCACGCgattcaaaaacatttgaagagtgGGTGCTGACGCTGTGTTTTGTCTACAATCAATAGGTTTGTGGCGGTTGCCAAGGAGCTGTGGTGGACAGGTGCAGAGAAATGTGTAAAACTATCCTTCacacagaacaaacacaaagaaaaggtGGCCTTACGATGATGTACAGTgacaataaaagaaacacatttttcctatcaattaattttttattcacaaGATGTGTGagttttttctccatttctgctatttttgcagaaatattGAAACTCCTGCTGCACaacagatggatggaaattATGATAATCATGTTAATGACATGGATTTTCTTCATTCCAGGGGTTTAATTTAGATGAACCACTCATCAAACTCCCAATATGTTTCCTGTTACTCAAGATATAAGATTTTAGATTTGATTGCTAAACCTAGTCTTGATTGTAACTCTTTTCCTTTTGGAGTTTCTTTTTCGCAAGACGTATTCTCTAACTTTACTTATTTAAGtttgaaattataaaaaattaagTGTTTATAAAGTTGTTCTTAAAATGGATTTTATTCATACGTTTCTCTAGtatcttttcccttttttcctccAGTTCTTGTAACGTCTCAGAGCTGCAGCCATGCATTTCCTCTCCCCATAGAAACACAGCCACCCAGTTAGCTAGTAAGGCCCATAACAGTCTAATGCCACAGCTTTAATGGCTTAGTTCTAATCCCCCTTTGCTCACTTTAGCCATTACCCAGTGCGGGCTGCAGTTAACAGGCTATATTATGATCGACCAGAGTCACCCTGGGCCAACATTTCCTGTATTCCCTCTCAAGGAATCCAACGCTTTCCcacatttcacacacaaaaCCTGAGAAATGTAAGGAGAGAGGTGGATGAactcaaaaagtattttgttattttcatatttagtgATGAAAATTGATGATTGAGGAGGTTTGATGGAGAACAGAGGCATGTTTTCCTGTTGGTAGACAGAACATCATGAACTCATCATGACTGAGTCACTCAGGAGTGGTTTGTTAAGCAGTTCTCGTCACTTCTACATACATTCAATGAGTTTGATGTTCACAACTTAGTTCTTACTCATGAATATCGCTCCTGTCTAGCAGCCTCTTCAGACCTGCCATGAGGAGGCAGTGCCAGTGTTAATCTCGTCCTTCCTAATTTGCACTTTTGCAAGGTGTTGGCTCCTGAAAATGGTGGTGTTACAAAGACGCTCTGATCTAGCAGCTGAGTAGAGTTGGTTATTTTAGGAGCACGCTATGTTCCGTGCAAATCTAAGTTGTGAAATGTTTCTGCTTGACAGGGATCTGATGCCTAAATCCTCCGAGGGCCAGCTTACCATGGAGAAGACGCCGAGCTACTACGTCACGAGGGAGGTCCCCGCGCGAATCTACTGCATGTCCAAAGACACCAAGCTGATTGTAGTCGTCCGGGATCCCGTCACACGGGCCATCTCCGACTACACTCAGACCCGCTCCAAGAAGCCGGACATCCCATCTTTTGAGAGCCTCACTTTTAAGAACATGTCAGCGGGTCTGATCGACACCACGTGGAGCGCCGTTCAGATCGGCATGTACGCCAAGCACCTGGAGCGCTGGCTCCAGTTCTTCCCTGCggagcagctgctgtttgtcAGTGGAGAGCGCCTCATTACCGACCCCGCAGGTGAGATGGCTCGCGTCCAGGACTTTCTCGGACTCAGGAGGGTCATCACAGAGAAATATTTCCACTTTAACCCAGCGAAAGGCTTTCCCTGCCTGAAGAGGCCTGAGGGGAACAGCAAGCCACACTGTCTGGGCAAAACCAAAGGCAGGACTCATCCTAATATCGACCCAGAGGTGGTGCAGAGGCTAAGGGACTTTTATAAACCGTTTAATAGAAAATTTTACAAGATGACTGGTTATGACTTCGGCTGGGACTCAGAGGAATAAAGATTACTCCTgtttcttatatttgtattatcAGGACTTATTGTATACTGTCTATGTATagtatttgtttgtaaaaaatgcaGAATTCTATTTTATGATAATTTATTGTTATGATATTGAGCctttgaaatgtattatttgttttagtttagatgtcacacatttttctaaaagcacagtctgttttgaatattttgtgaCCAGAGCtggaatctttttctttttttacattatattttttttcttcctttagtTTCACCTTAAGATAATTAGGATTTAGCCCTACAACAAACTGGTAATCCCTCCTTAGCATTTGCCTGACCCCCGGAGGACTGGGCACCCACTTAGGCAGGTCGATGGAGACCTCGTCTGATGCTGTGCAACTTGCCAGGTGAATCAATACAGTAATAGGTCCCCATCATGTCAATTAAGACTGAGCGATGGTTTCTCCTTAATCTCTCAGGCTTCTCAATAAAACTTAATCAATCTGTGACATTAAGTTCACGGGTGACCCTTTAGTCGAATTCATGACTACTCAAGAATAGTGGAgttttttgccacatttttatACTCTGGATCAAAGAGGGAGTTCAATTCCAATTCTGATTGGGATGCTTTCAATAGAGATCACTGAGCCAATTCTCTGGCTTCATAACCCATCTGCAgaacatgtttgtgtgaaagTTTTGTGCAGGTTTAGGTGAAATTATCAGGACCTGTCTTTTTCTAACTTCAGTGGCacctaaagagaaataaaatggtCTTTCCTCCACATATGTGTATCATTCTATGAGTGagttttagggtgtattcagacatttggtttgcttaaactgaatcagagtttgtttcccagataatccagaacattttttttgtctgaatacATGAAAGCTGACcatggtccaggaccaggaaccgctctctaaCCCATATTTCATGGTGGGCTCGGTGAATTTGTAATTGGACTGAGCTTCGGTTCAGTCtaagattcctcagtctgaatacaatccACTCTCGGAGCagaaaaactggaccaaaacagccaccataGCCAGTGGTCACATGATGTACACAAAGTCGGAGTGAAGCAACAGGACAATTGTAAAGCAACAGTTGTTGTGTTCTCAAAAACGGAAAAGGGTCTAAAAGCCGACTTGTTAAAAAGTTGACTTTAACACAACTGAAAATGCTTTTTGCACACTTTTCTGTGTGTTACGCAGCACGCACCTGGTACTGCTGTGATGTCAACCTAAAAAGCttttaacagaattctcttaaaacaaTGCCAAAACATCACAACGATGAGGCACAgtaactcattgaaatgtggtcgaaTGGATTTAGGctcataaaaacatcttttaacctgacacacattgcttctcacttTTTTCCCGACAATCCACCTGTCACTAATCATCCTACCTTCATAGCTGTCGTTTTGCCAGAACTGTCTTCAGCACGCCTCCACCGTATcgaagtagcagtaaaaagtgttgtacctgacgttgatacaggcgttcaaaattgatcagcgACATGCAGAGTTTAAATAAGTTAACTATCCCGACAATTATTCCAAAGCTTAAGACTTCAATAATCTCCATCTCCCGATGGCAGTCTGagtacagaccaaacacaatgttcaggactcgatccaaaGCAAATTACTCGGTccagaacaaattatttttccagtctgaatacacccttagggAGTgagttattttaattaaaaacaaaaaaaagtcatctgtGGATGCTAAACATTAGGGGTGTAATGAATTATTTTCACacttattttattcatatcataatttgtggttgacgatatgATTTATAGtcaattttggttcattttgaatgatctgattcactgacctaaaatcaatccaggagatctttagccaaaaattaaaccagtgtgactcagagataccTACCTGGTACCGAATGgttcaggtgaagttttccagattttgtACGTCTGTAATGAAGGCTTGATcgttttttgctgccatcacacaTGTGTTGACCACTGTGATGACTCTTGGTCTTTTTTAAgttgtagtaaaataaaccaacaGGTTTTTTCTTCCAGTGTCGACAATCAAGTCATCACATTTAGAGACTTTTTTAATGGTATAGGTCAATTCAAGTCATAAAACAACTTACCTCAGACAGaacaatctggttggatcattggaatagaaatcaatttaTTGATTCATTGTTACACTGCACTACTAAACACACTGATCTTATATATGTATTTCACTTACTTATAAGCAGTAGGTTTACAAGCAGTAATTGTGATACTTATCTACTACCCATCTTCAAATCcctgcagaaaacagcagatttCACATTTATCATCTTGCCCGTTGTGCACCTAATTAGCACAACACAATTAGCTACTTTTAGCAACCTCAGCCTCCCAGTGAAATGGTGTTGTTACCATGAAGCcccaaaacacattaaagactCAGGTTTCTCATTTGGAGgggatggggaaaaaaaaaagcttcctgTCGTATGTGCCAGGTAAAGAGGTGCCAGCCTGGAGCACTGAGAGTCCTGTATGAATCTGACATGGATTCAGTCTCttccacacttttttttgtctttgtctcaCTAATATTTAACACTTTCTTCTAATGTGATCTGTCAAACTTTAAAGGAGTCGCAAACTGGCCTCCAGCAAACGGTCGGCTCCAACACGCAGCACAGTGAGCGGGCACGGCCAAGGTGATGGCTTGATGAAGATATGACTCACCTCACTCTGTTAACAAACAACCTTTATTTAACTCCCAACCAAACACCTTCATTTACCTGAGGCTGCCAGAGGAGATGAAGCTCGTCTCCCTGGTGGCAGGCAGGCTGTCTGATCACCCAGGAAGCAGCTCCCTTTGCAATTACAGGGATGGAGGGGGAGGAGTGCTGTAATTGCTAGGCTCCCAGCTGGGGAATTGCTGTTAGCATACATCCCTCCAGGCTTTCATAAGGACGACTGCTGTTGTTTGAAGGTTGGGAAGACAAGAGAAATTGATACCTGGCAGCCCGGAGAGCTGAGTGACTTCAAACATCGACTTGACAGCTGCCGCAGAGAAATAATGTCAGATAGAGAGTaaagtcaaaagaaaatgtctgaATGCTAACAGCGTTTGATTTAGAGGATAGGTGTGATGAAAGTTGTGGTTTGGGTGGAGGCAATCACATGCAGTCTCATTAAGAGCTTTTATGTGGGTAAAATGTGAGACCATGCTGGAATAAATCAACTATTTCACCTGTTGAAACGTGATAAACTACAATTTTAACTGTTAATTTGATGGAAATCTGTCAGCACATATGAGGAAAAAATCCCATTTCCGACATTTATGTACAGAAAATTCCCATTAAAGAACTGGACAAAAATTTCAAGCAGCAGTTTAACCATGTTAACTTTGAGCTATGGACAGACTGGGGATATGACGTATGTTTAGCCATTGGT harbors:
- the hs3st3b1a gene encoding heparan sulfate glucosamine 3-O-sulfotransferase 3B1a, whose translation is MEYSPILHNLYVVPSSHVRNKLFVICVMLSLWVYMIYCCVGYCSTVPNLAYANRREGDADADNNRGSSAGASRDLLNDLDSRGDEWEDIRGETKALDDNAMSGFFNETESKKLPQAIIIGVKKGGTRALLEFLRLHPDVRAVGAEPHFFDRNYDKGLEWYRDLMPKSSEGQLTMEKTPSYYVTREVPARIYCMSKDTKLIVVVRDPVTRAISDYTQTRSKKPDIPSFESLTFKNMSAGLIDTTWSAVQIGMYAKHLERWLQFFPAEQLLFVSGERLITDPAGEMARVQDFLGLRRVITEKYFHFNPAKGFPCLKRPEGNSKPHCLGKTKGRTHPNIDPEVVQRLRDFYKPFNRKFYKMTGYDFGWDSEE